The Cytobacillus oceanisediminis genomic interval CGCTTGGTACAATTAAAAGCCGTCTGCATGAAGCCTTAAAAAAGCTTCGGAATAATTTAAACGGGAAATTAGGGGGGGTTGGGCATGGAGAATAAATGCGGTAATCTATCATTATATATTATCAATGAACTTACAAACCAAGATAAAAAACAGTTTGAAGGCCATCTGCTAAAATGCTCCAAATGCCAGCAGGAACTGAAATCCATACAAGAAACTTGGCAAATGCTTTCTTATGATGCAGAAGAAACAGAAGTACCAGAATCATTGAAGTCACAGGTGATGGATTTTGTCTTTGAAGAAAATGAATTTCTAAAACATGAAGAAAAAAAAGAAGCCGAACCAAATAGCTTTAAAGAACGATTTTTATCAGTTACCAAAAAGCATTTTTCTCCCATATCCACTGCTTTGACTGCTATTTTAATCATTAGCTTAATTGGGTTTTATTGGAACAACCTCCAAATGAAAGATACAATTAAATCATTAGAAAATAAAGCTGCTGATCCGACACAAATTGTTACGACTTATTCTTTAAAAGGGCAAAGCTTAGCTGCTTCTGCTACCGGCAGCGCATACCTTCTTCAGGAAGGTACGGAAACAAGTCTTGTCATTACTTTGAACAATTTGCCTATTATAAAGAACAATGAAGTATACCAGGTATGGCTGTTACAAAACGGAAATCGGCAAAGTGCCGGCACTTTGATACCAGATCAAAACGGGAGCGGCCTTATCACCTACCGCCTGCCTTCAGATTATTCGTTTGAAGATATTGGGATTACATTGGAACCTAATCCATTTAACACTCAGCCGCAAGGGCAAAAAGTGCTGGGGACCTAATATAATGAAATAAACCTGCCCAATGAAATTTAGGGCAGGTTTAAACTCATTATTTTTCAGCTAATTTCTCTTTAAATGACTCTAATTTTTCCTTTGTTTCGGTAACCAGTTCCTTCATTTTGGTAGAGTCAACCTGATCTTTTTGAGATTCACTAATTAGTGGATATAAGCTTTCTTCAATACTTTCGTAGTCTTGGGGAAAATTCTCCTCCACTTTCTTCTCAATCTCATCCCAGTTTTCCTCAAGGTCTTTGCCTGTTTTTTGTATCAGTTCCGAGTTTTCCTCCTTATTTTCCAAATTAGCTTGTAAATCTTCCAGAACCGCCATTACCTCATCACTGCCATTTAAAAGCTCATCAGCCATTTGTCCGTCTGAGTTGTTCGCTTTTGAATTTTCCTGTGTCTCATTCTCTCCATTTGAACTGCAGCCAGCTGCCATTATAACGACCACTACTATTGATATATATGAAAGTATTTTTTTCACTTGAACCCTCCTCGCCCATTTCATTCCCTCTATTTTGATTCATCAAACTGGATAAGAAGTCACAGACAGTTGTTTTTCGATAAAAATATAGTCATCTTTAATTGAACATTCGCCTCCTACTTCCATCCCCATTTTTGAAAAATCTTATGGGCTGATTCAGTTT includes:
- a CDS encoding anti-sigma factor; its protein translation is MENKCGNLSLYIINELTNQDKKQFEGHLLKCSKCQQELKSIQETWQMLSYDAEETEVPESLKSQVMDFVFEENEFLKHEEKKEAEPNSFKERFLSVTKKHFSPISTALTAILIISLIGFYWNNLQMKDTIKSLENKAADPTQIVTTYSLKGQSLAASATGSAYLLQEGTETSLVITLNNLPIIKNNEVYQVWLLQNGNRQSAGTLIPDQNGSGLITYRLPSDYSFEDIGITLEPNPFNTQPQGQKVLGT